Proteins encoded together in one Mobula hypostoma chromosome 9, sMobHyp1.1, whole genome shotgun sequence window:
- the LOC134352038 gene encoding tumor necrosis factor receptor superfamily member 17-like, whose translation MARECSKSFYFDLLTTACKPCELHCNNANTRPAACQDYSCSNTPVPSVTIPDASKIAWIIIGSLQLLILIFIVFILFIRKLHQWKANVPFKSTDVIPNNNVIISSFKETTLAEDTHQFSRVRNQQSDHFMEPDISTCAAQGSEMKILISCGQGDYDYDASFPLPATEEGATALVTTKTAECCDCR comes from the exons ATGGCTCGCGAGTGCTCCAAGTCTTTTTACTTTGACTTGCTGACAACCGCCTGCAAACCTTGCGAGCTCCATTGCAACAATGCCAATACGCGACCTGCCGCCTGTCAGGACTACAGCTGCAGCA ATACTCCAGTGCCTTCCGTGACCATTCCTGATGCAAGTAAAATCGCATGGATTATCATTGGATCACTTCAGCTGTTAATATTGATATTTATAGTATTTATTCTTTTCATTCGAAAATTGCATCAATGGAAAGCAAATGTACCATTTAAATCTACAG ATGTGATACCCAATAATAATGTCATCATTTCAAGTTTCAAGGAAACCACACTTGCCGAAGATACACATCAATTCTCTCGTGTAAGAAATCAGCAATCAGATCACTTTATGGAACCTGACATTTCCACTTGTGCAGCCCAAGGAAGTGAAATGAAGATACTGATATCATGTGGTCAGGGGGACTATGACTATGATGCCTCATTTCCTTTACCAGCTACTGAAGAAGGAGCAACAGCTCTTGTCACAACCAAAACTGCAGAGTGCTGTGACTGTAGATAA